In a genomic window of Anomalospiza imberbis isolate Cuckoo-Finch-1a 21T00152 chromosome 5, ASM3175350v1, whole genome shotgun sequence:
- the LOC137474336 gene encoding protein mono-ADP-ribosyltransferase PARP12-like: MEYIWCWLDDSKQWIEYGKEHPGHVTATVTSAFLENEYQADKNGVIYFRAGSQQYKLDFADMVQTNVLFKTQRSVIRLPKQSEDGQDGSQNMTLSHPVYPPQWDQTALPDIGYKLIQLSNDSQEYTKIKRLFEKTMKNCCINQLQRIQNPTLWDIFQWQKEKMKKLHQLKGVNERLLFHGTNPSHVSAICEQNFDWRLCGTHGTMYGKGSYFARDASYSHEFCSSLGGRYSMFVAQVLIGDFVRGNPEYCRPPPRDKNSNRLYDSCVDDPTDPSIFVIFEKQQIYPAYILEYSLETSCVVL, encoded by the exons ATGGAATATATCTGGTGTTGGCTCGATGATTCCAAGCAGTGGATTGAGTATGGGAAAGAG CACCCAGGTCATGTCACTGCCACAGTAACATCTGCATTTCTGGAGAATGAATATCAAGCTGACAAGAATGGTGTTATTTATTTCAGGGCTGGATCTCAGCAGTATAAGTTAGACTTTGCAG aCATGGTCCAAACAAATGTGCTCTTTAAAACTCAAAGAAGTGTTATTCGACTGCCTAAGCAGTCTGAAGATGGACAAGATGGAAG CCAAAACATGACTCTGTCACATCCTGTCTATCCTCCACAGTGGGACCAAACTGCACTACCTGATATCGGGTACAAG TTGATACAGCTCAGCAATGATTCCCAAGAATATACAAAAATCAAGAGGCTGTTTGAGAAGACAATGAAAAATTGCTGCATCAACCAACTGCAGAGGATTCAGAATCCAACACTTTGGGacatttttcagtg gcaaaaagaaaagatgaagaaGCTGCATCAATTGAAAGGGGTGAACGAGAGGCTCCTGTTCCATGGCACCAATCCATCCCATGTGTCTGCCATCTGTGAACAGAACTTTGACTGGAGACTCTGTGGAACTCACGGGACAATGTATGGAAAAG GAAGCTACTTTGCCAGAGATGCCAGCTATTCCCATGAGTTCTGTTCCTCTCTCGGTGGGCGCTACAGCATGTTCGTAGCTCAGGTTCTCATTGGGGACTTTGTGCGGGGGAACCCTGAGTACTGCCGCCCTCCACCCAGAGACAAAAATTCAAACAGACTTTATGACAGCTGCGTGGATGACCCGACAGACCCTTCCATCTTCGTCATCTTTGAGAAGCAACAAATTTACCCTGCCTATATTTTGGAGTACAGCCTTGAGACCAGCTGTGTGGTCCTGTAA